The Castanea sativa cultivar Marrone di Chiusa Pesio chromosome 11, ASM4071231v1 genome contains a region encoding:
- the LOC142616049 gene encoding uncharacterized protein LOC142616049 produces MRENDPPIQGRRMEASSASASTSSEGSLRWRAPRMCYCPSPQKPVLVVSWTENNLGRRFYGCPNYWVGKKCKFFQWIDDDICECGKVLIPEMRQKILRLQVEVSTCKKREKFLTVCLILTLILCEICLCVILALVG; encoded by the exons atgaggGAGAACGACCCTCCAATCCAAGGAAGGAGAATGGAAGCTAGCTCTGCATCTGCCTCTACATCATCGGAGGGAAGCTTGAGGTGGAGAGCACCACGCATGTGCTATTGCCCCTCCCCTCAGAAGCCCGTGCTAGTGGTGTCCTGGACAGAGAACAATCTAGGGAGAAGGTTCTATGGGTGTCCCAATTACTGG GTTGGTAAGAAGTGCAAGTTCTTCCAATGGATTGATGATGACATTTGTGAGTGTGGGAAGGTGCTGATCCCAGAAATGAGGCAGAAAATTCTCAGGCTCCAAGTGGAGGTTTCAACCTGTAAGAAGAGGGAGAAGTTTTTGACAGTCTGTTTGATATTGACACTAATACTGTGTGAGATATGCCTTTGTGTGATTCTAGCTTTGGTGGGTTAG